A part of Anabas testudineus chromosome 7, fAnaTes1.2, whole genome shotgun sequence genomic DNA contains:
- the LOC113167851 gene encoding P2Y purinoceptor 1-like yields MNQTSCAKVLFTFEHSFLPPVFILVFIIGLVANGWGLKSLLHKWEKLGDINVFVLNLGVADILYLLTLPFLMVYYFMKSKWIFGDVFCKITRFCFNLNLYGSIGFLTCISVYRYLAIVHPMRVRGKIAFTHSVIISMTVWLLVSVQSLPDVFYTKTFGNKPGKCYDTTHKNDVENYLIYSVGWTFTGFCIPLLIILGCYGHVIVLLCTTNTIDKNLNLWVRVLTKQGKCHKWNNGVYIAHQISRGLICLNSALNPLVYLHGNEDIVVQFRQLLQGARQMFRHLFLSNTSSEHTTQTAVDVEQLRMFNTK; encoded by the exons ATGAATCAAACCTCCTGTGCTAAAGTCCTTTTTACCTTTGAACACAGTTTCTTGCCTCCTGTTTTTATCTTGGTGTTCATCATTGGTCTGGTAGCTAATGGATGGGGATTGAAGTCTTTGCTGCATAAATGGGAGAAACTGGGTGACATCAACGTTTTTGTTCTCAACCTTGGAGTTGCTGATATTTTATACCTGCTCACACTCCCGTTCCTGATGGTGTACTACTTCATGAAGAGTAAATGGATCTTTGGAGATGTATTCTGCAAAATAACAAGATTCTGCTTTAACCTAAATTTATACGGCAGCATTGGATTCCTTACCTGTATAAGTGTGTACAGGTACCTGGCTATTGTTCATCCAATGAGAGTGAGAGGGAAAATAGCTTTTACTCATTCTGTGATTATCTCAATGACAGTTTGGCTGTTGGTGAGTGTTCAAAGTCTTCCAGACGTGTTCTACACAAAGACATTTGGAAACAAGCCTGGTAAATGCTATGATACCACCCATAAAAACGATGTGGAGAATTATCTGATATACAGCGTTGGATGGACATTCACTGGTTTTTGTATCCCTTTGCTCATTATACTCGGCTGCTACGGACATGTGATTGTTCTTCTCTGCACAACAAATACAATTGACAAG aaCCTCAATCTCTGGGTAAGAGTTCTGACCAAACAGGGGAAATGCCACAAATGGAATAATGGAGTCTACATTGCTCATCAGATAAGTCGTGGTCTTATTTGTCTGAACAGTGCTCTGAACCCTCTGGTTTACCTTCATGGAAATGAAGACATTGTTGTTCAGTTCAGACAGCTGCTCCAGGGAGCTCGTCAGATGTTCCggcatttgtttttgtcaaacacCAGCTCTGAGCATACGACACAAACTGCAGTAGATGTTGAACAGTTAAGAATGTTTAATACCAAATAG